The Platichthys flesus chromosome 8, fPlaFle2.1, whole genome shotgun sequence genome has a window encoding:
- the cltb gene encoding clathrin light chain B isoform X3 has protein sequence MADNGAPPAAEEDPAAAFLAQQESEIAGIENDGDGFGALEGANGQQQLEPEPEPEPAPPEPQPQPASYDAFEDESTTVNGDMFQESNGPTDSYAAIAQVDIQRQEPESLRKWREEQKTRLEVLDSASKAAEAEWREKAKKELEDWHVHQNDQMEKNKANNRASEEAFLAESDGDSPGSEWERVARLCDFNPKTNKQAKDVSRMRSVLITLKQTPLVR, from the exons ATGGCTGACAACGGAGCCCCACCAGCGGCTGAAGAGGACCCGGCCGCAGCTTTCCTGGCCCAACAGGAGAGCGAGATCGCGGGGATAGAGAACGACGGAGACGGGTTCGGGGCACTGGAAGGAGCCAACggccagcagcagctggagccggAGCCGGAGCCAGAGCCGGCGCCGCCCGAGCCTCAGCCTCAGCCGGCCAGCTATG ACGCTTTCGAGGACGAGTCCACCACAGTGAATGGGGACATGTTTCAG GAGTCCAATGGCCCGACAGACAGCTATGCAGCCATCGCACAGGTCGACATTCAGAGACAAGAGCCGGAGAGTTTACGCAagtggagagaggagcagaagacaCGCCTTGAAGTGTTAG ACTCGGCATCCAAGGCCGCTGAGGCCGAGTGGAGAGAGAAAGCCaaaaaggagctggaggactggCATGTGCACCAGAACGACCAGATGGAGAAGAACAAGGCCAACAACAG AGCATCGGAGGAGGCCTTCCTGGCCGAGAGTGACGGCGACAGCCCGGGATCGGAATGGGAGCGAGTCGCCCGCCTCTGTGACTTCAATcccaaaaccaacaaacaggcGAAGGATGTTTCTCGAATGCGCTCGGTTCTCATCACTCTCAAACAGACGCCTCTAGTTCGCTAA
- the cltb gene encoding clathrin light chain B isoform X2, with product MADNGAPPAAEEDPAAAFLAQQESEIAGIENDGDGFGALEGANGQQQLEPEPEPEPAPPEPQPQPASYDAFEDESTTVNGDMFQESNGPTDSYAAIAQVDIQRQEPESLRKWREEQKTRLEVLDSASKAAEAEWREKAKKELEDWHVHQNDQMEKNKANNRLCPSLARASEEAFLAESDGDSPGSEWERVARLCDFNPKTNKQAKDVSRMRSVLITLKQTPLVR from the exons ATGGCTGACAACGGAGCCCCACCAGCGGCTGAAGAGGACCCGGCCGCAGCTTTCCTGGCCCAACAGGAGAGCGAGATCGCGGGGATAGAGAACGACGGAGACGGGTTCGGGGCACTGGAAGGAGCCAACggccagcagcagctggagccggAGCCGGAGCCAGAGCCGGCGCCGCCCGAGCCTCAGCCTCAGCCGGCCAGCTATG ACGCTTTCGAGGACGAGTCCACCACAGTGAATGGGGACATGTTTCAG GAGTCCAATGGCCCGACAGACAGCTATGCAGCCATCGCACAGGTCGACATTCAGAGACAAGAGCCGGAGAGTTTACGCAagtggagagaggagcagaagacaCGCCTTGAAGTGTTAG ACTCGGCATCCAAGGCCGCTGAGGCCGAGTGGAGAGAGAAAGCCaaaaaggagctggaggactggCATGTGCACCAGAACGACCAGATGGAGAAGAACAAGGCCAACAACAG ACTCTGTCCAAGTCTGGCACG AGCATCGGAGGAGGCCTTCCTGGCCGAGAGTGACGGCGACAGCCCGGGATCGGAATGGGAGCGAGTCGCCCGCCTCTGTGACTTCAATcccaaaaccaacaaacaggcGAAGGATGTTTCTCGAATGCGCTCGGTTCTCATCACTCTCAAACAGACGCCTCTAGTTCGCTAA
- the higd2a gene encoding HIG1 domain family member 2A, mitochondrial: MAAVTTPAAPGHTAQAPLPGFDDGPPVIEGFNPSILTRDETFKEKLSRKTKENPFVPIGCLATAGALIFGLRSFQQGKTRQSQLLMRGRIAAQGFTVVAIIIGVFTTALRSK, translated from the exons ATGGCGGCTGTTACGACACCAGCGGCTCCGGGACACACAGCTCAAGCCCCTCTGCCAGGGTTCGATGACGGACCCCCGGTCATTGAGGGGTTCAACCCGTCCATCCTGACCAGGGACGAGACGTTCAAAGAGAAACTCTCGAGGAAAACCAAGGAGAACCCGTTTGTCCCCATAG GTTGTTTGGCAACGGCGGGAGCTCTGATATTTGGTCTCCGCTCCTTCCAACAAGGGAAGACCAGGCAGTCCCAGCTGCTGATGAGGGGACGTATCGCTGCTCAGGGATTCACTGTAGTTGCCATTATTATCGGTGTCTTTACCACGGCTCTGCGATCCAAGTAG
- the cltb gene encoding clathrin light chain B isoform X1, producing MADNGAPPAAEEDPAAAFLAQQESEIAGIENDGDGFGALEGANGQQQLEPEPEPEPAPPEPQPQPASYDAFEDESTTVNGDMFQESNGPTDSYAAIAQVDIQRQEPESLRKWREEQKTRLEVLDSASKAAEAEWREKAKKELEDWHVHQNDQMEKNKANNRIADKAFYKQPNSDVIGFVASEEAFLAESDGDSPGSEWERVARLCDFNPKTNKQAKDVSRMRSVLITLKQTPLVR from the exons ATGGCTGACAACGGAGCCCCACCAGCGGCTGAAGAGGACCCGGCCGCAGCTTTCCTGGCCCAACAGGAGAGCGAGATCGCGGGGATAGAGAACGACGGAGACGGGTTCGGGGCACTGGAAGGAGCCAACggccagcagcagctggagccggAGCCGGAGCCAGAGCCGGCGCCGCCCGAGCCTCAGCCTCAGCCGGCCAGCTATG ACGCTTTCGAGGACGAGTCCACCACAGTGAATGGGGACATGTTTCAG GAGTCCAATGGCCCGACAGACAGCTATGCAGCCATCGCACAGGTCGACATTCAGAGACAAGAGCCGGAGAGTTTACGCAagtggagagaggagcagaagacaCGCCTTGAAGTGTTAG ACTCGGCATCCAAGGCCGCTGAGGCCGAGTGGAGAGAGAAAGCCaaaaaggagctggaggactggCATGTGCACCAGAACGACCAGATGGAGAAGAACAAGGCCAACAACAG GATTGCTGACAAGGCTTTCTACAAACAGCCCAACTCTGATGTTATAGGCTTTGT AGCATCGGAGGAGGCCTTCCTGGCCGAGAGTGACGGCGACAGCCCGGGATCGGAATGGGAGCGAGTCGCCCGCCTCTGTGACTTCAATcccaaaaccaacaaacaggcGAAGGATGTTTCTCGAATGCGCTCGGTTCTCATCACTCTCAAACAGACGCCTCTAGTTCGCTAA